The following are encoded together in the Parambassis ranga chromosome 20, fParRan2.1, whole genome shotgun sequence genome:
- the mybl1 gene encoding myb-related protein A isoform X2: protein MDTVKSRSSDEDEELHSTDPESKERSKDKKTLCKVKWSRDEDEKLKKLVEQHGTDSWKIIANLFPGRTDGQCQHRWQKVLNPKLVKGPWTKEEDQKVIDLVHKYGPKRWSVIAKHLQGRIGKQCRERWHNHLNPEVKKSSWTQEEDRIIYEAHKRLGNRWAEISKLLPGRTDNSIKNHWNSTMRRKVENEGYLQDGCKTSTSSTSAKRRHNRPCPPTPSDLHHCNGSPLPMTGPNQMGNYPYDPHSGHIMDSLPENSGFISPCCLDDPNREQRIKELELLLMSAENEVQRQVQCRGSCSLEPYSAWSDGVSDDTLTTSSSSLEEQAERRPWRGPEIPQGPPAQLPVSPSKFLAVEASTVLSTLQTIPEFAETMELIDSDPVAWNDVASFDLSETATPPRHNQAGFTTLLQERTVYNPVGYTVNTPTAISGHDRNCAPLGVGSVTTLKTTQASTGRKRRRERGELSPLCDRTCSSFLENISNSPKKTPTKSLPFTPSRFCNIAGVEHLNLDNPALTSTPVCGQRCLLNTPLHKETTPKHQKENDGSRTPKFRKAIMISTPRTPTPFKNALAAQEKMHGPLKMEPQPLAFLEEDIREVLKQETGTDIFNRADIQQDYRTWKHNMDGPARKVRKSLVLDPWEKDGLNVQLFQEQLNNAQVSDENLLGSSSLVNPIPEEEECSCSVTSGKEESSLGEPGQLHRFTSPQVKKSLSSHRATKHANAQVTEWEAVVYGKTEDQLIMTEQARQYLNPYPSSGSTSRALVL from the exons ATGGACACCGTGAAATCACGCAG cagtgatgaggatgaagagctACACTCTACAGATCCAGAGAGTAAAGAGAGgagcaaagacaaaaagacactGTGCAAAGTAAAATGGTCACGAGATGAG GATGAAAAGCTGAAAAAACTTGTTGAGCAGCATGGAACTGACTCCTGGAAAATAATCGCTAACCTTTTTCCT gggaggacagatggtcagTGTCAGCACCGCTGGCAGAAGGTGCTCAACCCGAAGCTAGTGAAAGGACCCTGGACAAAAGAGGAGGATCAAAAG GTTATTGACCTGGTACACAAATATGGCCCCAAGCGATGGTCAGTGATTGCAAAACACCTCCAGGGAAGGATTGGAAAGCAGTGCCGTGAACGGTGGCACAACCACCTCAACCCAGAGGTGAAGAAATCATCATGGACTCAGGAAGAGGATCGAATCATCTATGAAGCCCACAAACGGCTTGGCAATCGCTGGGCAGAGATCTCTAAGCTTCTTCCTGGACG CACAGACAACTCCATCAAGAACCATTGGAATTCAACCATGAGGAGGAAGGTGGAGAATGAGGGGTACCTGCAAGATGGCTGCAAGACCTCCACGTCCTCTACTAGTGCAAAGAGACGCCACAACAGACCATGCCCTCCAACTCCATCAGATCTCCATCACTGCAACGGCAGTCCGCTACCAATGACAGGACCCAACCAG ATGGGCAATTATCCTTATGATCCTCACAGTGGACACATAATGGACAGTCTTCCTGAAAATTCAGGCTTCATATCA CCATGCTGCCTGGATGATCCCAACAGAGAGCAAAGAATTAAGGAGCTTGAGCTGCTGCTTATGTCAGCAGAGAATGAAGTCCAACGACAAGTGCAGTGCAGAGGTTCATGT AGTTTGGAGCCGTACTCCGCCTGGTCAGACGGTGTTTCAGATGACACGCTGACCACAAGTAGCAGCAGCCTGGAAGAGCAAGCAGAGAGAAGACCCTGGAGGGGCCCAGAGATCCCGCAGGGACCTCCAgcacaacttcctgtttccccCAGCAAGTTTCTGGCTGTTGAGGCCAGCACTGTGCTCTCCACCCTGCAGACAATACCAGAGTTCGCAGAGACTATGGAGCTCATTGACTCA GATCCTGTTGCATGGAACGACGTGGCCAGTTTTGATTTGTCAGAGACAGCGACGCCACCCAGACACAATCAGGCAGGCTTCACCACTCTTTTACAAGAACGGACGGTTTACAATCCAGTGGGCTACACTGTCAACACCCCCACTGCCATCTCAGGCCACGATAGGAACTGTGCCCCATTGGGGGTGGGAAGTGTCACCACACTGAAAACCACCCAGGCGTCCACtgggaggaaaagaagaagagagagaggggagttGTCTCCTTTGTGCGACAGGACTTGCTCGTCTTTCTTGGAAAATATCTCAAATTCTCCCAAGAAGACACCTACAAAGTCACTGCCATTCACCCCATCACGA TTCTGCAACATAGCAGGAGTGGAGCATTTGAATCTGGATAACCCTGCCCTCACCTCAACTCCTGTGTGTGGTCAGAGGTGTCTCCTCAACACACCTCTCCACAAAGAAACCACACCCAAGCACCAGAAGGAGAATGATGG TTCCAGGACACCTAAATTCCGGAAAGCTATTATGATTTCAACCCCAAGGACGCCAACACCTTTCAAAAATGCTCTGGCTGCCCAGGAGAAAATGCACGGACCACTGAAGATGGAG CCACAGCCTTTGGCATTTCTGGAAGAAGATATTCGAGAAGTTCTAAAGCAGGAGACTGGGACCGACATCTTTAACAGAGCAGACATCCAGCAAGACTACAGAACATGGAAACACAAT ATGGATGGCCCAGCTCGAAAAGTGCGCAAGTCCCTTGTATTAGACCCCTGGGAAAAAGATGGCCTCAATGTCCAACTCTTCCAAGAGCAGCTCAATAATGCACAA GTGTCGGATGAAAATCTACTGGGAAGCTCTTCACTGGTCAACCCCAtccctgaggaagaggagtgcagctgctctgtgacttcTGGGAAAGAGGAGTCTTCATTAGGAGAACCTGGTCAGCTTCATCGCTTTACTAGCCCCCAGGTGAAGAAGTCTCTCTCCtcccacagagccacaaaacatGCCAATGCACAG GTAACTGAATGGGAAGCAGTGGTTTATGGGAAGACCGAGGACCAACTGATCATGACAGAACAGGCTCGTCAGTACCTTAATCCGTACCCGTCCTCTGGCTCAACCTCAAGGGCCCTTGTGCTTTAA
- the mybl1 gene encoding myb-related protein A isoform X3 produces the protein MDTVKSRSSDEDEELHSTDPESKERSKDKKTLCKVKWSRDEDEKLKKLVEQHGTDSWKIIANLFPGRTDGQCQHRWQKVLNPKLVKGPWTKEEDQKVIDLVHKYGPKRWSVIAKHLQGRIGKQCRERWHNHLNPEVKKSSWTQEEDRIIYEAHKRLGNRWAEISKLLPGRTDNSIKNHWNSTMRRKVENEGYLQDGCKTSTSSTSAKRRHNRPCPPTPSDLHHCNGSPLPMTGPNQMGNYPYDPHSGHIMDSLPENSGFISSLEPYSAWSDGVSDDTLTTSSSSLEEQAERRPWRGPEIPQGPPAQLPVSPSKFLAVEASTVLSTLQTIPEFAETMELIDSMCFALQDPVAWNDVASFDLSETATPPRHNQAGFTTLLQERTVYNPVGYTVNTPTAISGHDRNCAPLGVGSVTTLKTTQASTGRKRRRERGELSPLCDRTCSSFLENISNSPKKTPTKSLPFTPSRFCNIAGVEHLNLDNPALTSTPVCGQRCLLNTPLHKETTPKHQKENDGSRTPKFRKAIMISTPRTPTPFKNALAAQEKMHGPLKMEPQPLAFLEEDIREVLKQETGTDIFNRADIQQDYRTWKHNMDGPARKVRKSLVLDPWEKDGLNVQLFQEQLNNAQVSDENLLGSSSLVNPIPEEEECSCSVTSGKEESSLGEPGQLHRFTSPQVKKSLSSHRATKHANAQVTEWEAVVYGKTEDQLIMTEQARQYLNPYPSSGSTSRALVL, from the exons ATGGACACCGTGAAATCACGCAG cagtgatgaggatgaagagctACACTCTACAGATCCAGAGAGTAAAGAGAGgagcaaagacaaaaagacactGTGCAAAGTAAAATGGTCACGAGATGAG GATGAAAAGCTGAAAAAACTTGTTGAGCAGCATGGAACTGACTCCTGGAAAATAATCGCTAACCTTTTTCCT gggaggacagatggtcagTGTCAGCACCGCTGGCAGAAGGTGCTCAACCCGAAGCTAGTGAAAGGACCCTGGACAAAAGAGGAGGATCAAAAG GTTATTGACCTGGTACACAAATATGGCCCCAAGCGATGGTCAGTGATTGCAAAACACCTCCAGGGAAGGATTGGAAAGCAGTGCCGTGAACGGTGGCACAACCACCTCAACCCAGAGGTGAAGAAATCATCATGGACTCAGGAAGAGGATCGAATCATCTATGAAGCCCACAAACGGCTTGGCAATCGCTGGGCAGAGATCTCTAAGCTTCTTCCTGGACG CACAGACAACTCCATCAAGAACCATTGGAATTCAACCATGAGGAGGAAGGTGGAGAATGAGGGGTACCTGCAAGATGGCTGCAAGACCTCCACGTCCTCTACTAGTGCAAAGAGACGCCACAACAGACCATGCCCTCCAACTCCATCAGATCTCCATCACTGCAACGGCAGTCCGCTACCAATGACAGGACCCAACCAG ATGGGCAATTATCCTTATGATCCTCACAGTGGACACATAATGGACAGTCTTCCTGAAAATTCAGGCTTCATATCA AGTTTGGAGCCGTACTCCGCCTGGTCAGACGGTGTTTCAGATGACACGCTGACCACAAGTAGCAGCAGCCTGGAAGAGCAAGCAGAGAGAAGACCCTGGAGGGGCCCAGAGATCCCGCAGGGACCTCCAgcacaacttcctgtttccccCAGCAAGTTTCTGGCTGTTGAGGCCAGCACTGTGCTCTCCACCCTGCAGACAATACCAGAGTTCGCAGAGACTATGGAGCTCATTGACTCA ATGTGTTTTGCTCTGCAGGATCCTGTTGCATGGAACGACGTGGCCAGTTTTGATTTGTCAGAGACAGCGACGCCACCCAGACACAATCAGGCAGGCTTCACCACTCTTTTACAAGAACGGACGGTTTACAATCCAGTGGGCTACACTGTCAACACCCCCACTGCCATCTCAGGCCACGATAGGAACTGTGCCCCATTGGGGGTGGGAAGTGTCACCACACTGAAAACCACCCAGGCGTCCACtgggaggaaaagaagaagagagagaggggagttGTCTCCTTTGTGCGACAGGACTTGCTCGTCTTTCTTGGAAAATATCTCAAATTCTCCCAAGAAGACACCTACAAAGTCACTGCCATTCACCCCATCACGA TTCTGCAACATAGCAGGAGTGGAGCATTTGAATCTGGATAACCCTGCCCTCACCTCAACTCCTGTGTGTGGTCAGAGGTGTCTCCTCAACACACCTCTCCACAAAGAAACCACACCCAAGCACCAGAAGGAGAATGATGG TTCCAGGACACCTAAATTCCGGAAAGCTATTATGATTTCAACCCCAAGGACGCCAACACCTTTCAAAAATGCTCTGGCTGCCCAGGAGAAAATGCACGGACCACTGAAGATGGAG CCACAGCCTTTGGCATTTCTGGAAGAAGATATTCGAGAAGTTCTAAAGCAGGAGACTGGGACCGACATCTTTAACAGAGCAGACATCCAGCAAGACTACAGAACATGGAAACACAAT ATGGATGGCCCAGCTCGAAAAGTGCGCAAGTCCCTTGTATTAGACCCCTGGGAAAAAGATGGCCTCAATGTCCAACTCTTCCAAGAGCAGCTCAATAATGCACAA GTGTCGGATGAAAATCTACTGGGAAGCTCTTCACTGGTCAACCCCAtccctgaggaagaggagtgcagctgctctgtgacttcTGGGAAAGAGGAGTCTTCATTAGGAGAACCTGGTCAGCTTCATCGCTTTACTAGCCCCCAGGTGAAGAAGTCTCTCTCCtcccacagagccacaaaacatGCCAATGCACAG GTAACTGAATGGGAAGCAGTGGTTTATGGGAAGACCGAGGACCAACTGATCATGACAGAACAGGCTCGTCAGTACCTTAATCCGTACCCGTCCTCTGGCTCAACCTCAAGGGCCCTTGTGCTTTAA
- the mybl1 gene encoding myb-related protein A isoform X1: MDTVKSRSSDEDEELHSTDPESKERSKDKKTLCKVKWSRDEDEKLKKLVEQHGTDSWKIIANLFPGRTDGQCQHRWQKVLNPKLVKGPWTKEEDQKVIDLVHKYGPKRWSVIAKHLQGRIGKQCRERWHNHLNPEVKKSSWTQEEDRIIYEAHKRLGNRWAEISKLLPGRTDNSIKNHWNSTMRRKVENEGYLQDGCKTSTSSTSAKRRHNRPCPPTPSDLHHCNGSPLPMTGPNQMGNYPYDPHSGHIMDSLPENSGFISPCCLDDPNREQRIKELELLLMSAENEVQRQVQCRGSCSLEPYSAWSDGVSDDTLTTSSSSLEEQAERRPWRGPEIPQGPPAQLPVSPSKFLAVEASTVLSTLQTIPEFAETMELIDSMCFALQDPVAWNDVASFDLSETATPPRHNQAGFTTLLQERTVYNPVGYTVNTPTAISGHDRNCAPLGVGSVTTLKTTQASTGRKRRRERGELSPLCDRTCSSFLENISNSPKKTPTKSLPFTPSRFCNIAGVEHLNLDNPALTSTPVCGQRCLLNTPLHKETTPKHQKENDGSRTPKFRKAIMISTPRTPTPFKNALAAQEKMHGPLKMEPQPLAFLEEDIREVLKQETGTDIFNRADIQQDYRTWKHNMDGPARKVRKSLVLDPWEKDGLNVQLFQEQLNNAQVSDENLLGSSSLVNPIPEEEECSCSVTSGKEESSLGEPGQLHRFTSPQVKKSLSSHRATKHANAQVTEWEAVVYGKTEDQLIMTEQARQYLNPYPSSGSTSRALVL; this comes from the exons ATGGACACCGTGAAATCACGCAG cagtgatgaggatgaagagctACACTCTACAGATCCAGAGAGTAAAGAGAGgagcaaagacaaaaagacactGTGCAAAGTAAAATGGTCACGAGATGAG GATGAAAAGCTGAAAAAACTTGTTGAGCAGCATGGAACTGACTCCTGGAAAATAATCGCTAACCTTTTTCCT gggaggacagatggtcagTGTCAGCACCGCTGGCAGAAGGTGCTCAACCCGAAGCTAGTGAAAGGACCCTGGACAAAAGAGGAGGATCAAAAG GTTATTGACCTGGTACACAAATATGGCCCCAAGCGATGGTCAGTGATTGCAAAACACCTCCAGGGAAGGATTGGAAAGCAGTGCCGTGAACGGTGGCACAACCACCTCAACCCAGAGGTGAAGAAATCATCATGGACTCAGGAAGAGGATCGAATCATCTATGAAGCCCACAAACGGCTTGGCAATCGCTGGGCAGAGATCTCTAAGCTTCTTCCTGGACG CACAGACAACTCCATCAAGAACCATTGGAATTCAACCATGAGGAGGAAGGTGGAGAATGAGGGGTACCTGCAAGATGGCTGCAAGACCTCCACGTCCTCTACTAGTGCAAAGAGACGCCACAACAGACCATGCCCTCCAACTCCATCAGATCTCCATCACTGCAACGGCAGTCCGCTACCAATGACAGGACCCAACCAG ATGGGCAATTATCCTTATGATCCTCACAGTGGACACATAATGGACAGTCTTCCTGAAAATTCAGGCTTCATATCA CCATGCTGCCTGGATGATCCCAACAGAGAGCAAAGAATTAAGGAGCTTGAGCTGCTGCTTATGTCAGCAGAGAATGAAGTCCAACGACAAGTGCAGTGCAGAGGTTCATGT AGTTTGGAGCCGTACTCCGCCTGGTCAGACGGTGTTTCAGATGACACGCTGACCACAAGTAGCAGCAGCCTGGAAGAGCAAGCAGAGAGAAGACCCTGGAGGGGCCCAGAGATCCCGCAGGGACCTCCAgcacaacttcctgtttccccCAGCAAGTTTCTGGCTGTTGAGGCCAGCACTGTGCTCTCCACCCTGCAGACAATACCAGAGTTCGCAGAGACTATGGAGCTCATTGACTCA ATGTGTTTTGCTCTGCAGGATCCTGTTGCATGGAACGACGTGGCCAGTTTTGATTTGTCAGAGACAGCGACGCCACCCAGACACAATCAGGCAGGCTTCACCACTCTTTTACAAGAACGGACGGTTTACAATCCAGTGGGCTACACTGTCAACACCCCCACTGCCATCTCAGGCCACGATAGGAACTGTGCCCCATTGGGGGTGGGAAGTGTCACCACACTGAAAACCACCCAGGCGTCCACtgggaggaaaagaagaagagagagaggggagttGTCTCCTTTGTGCGACAGGACTTGCTCGTCTTTCTTGGAAAATATCTCAAATTCTCCCAAGAAGACACCTACAAAGTCACTGCCATTCACCCCATCACGA TTCTGCAACATAGCAGGAGTGGAGCATTTGAATCTGGATAACCCTGCCCTCACCTCAACTCCTGTGTGTGGTCAGAGGTGTCTCCTCAACACACCTCTCCACAAAGAAACCACACCCAAGCACCAGAAGGAGAATGATGG TTCCAGGACACCTAAATTCCGGAAAGCTATTATGATTTCAACCCCAAGGACGCCAACACCTTTCAAAAATGCTCTGGCTGCCCAGGAGAAAATGCACGGACCACTGAAGATGGAG CCACAGCCTTTGGCATTTCTGGAAGAAGATATTCGAGAAGTTCTAAAGCAGGAGACTGGGACCGACATCTTTAACAGAGCAGACATCCAGCAAGACTACAGAACATGGAAACACAAT ATGGATGGCCCAGCTCGAAAAGTGCGCAAGTCCCTTGTATTAGACCCCTGGGAAAAAGATGGCCTCAATGTCCAACTCTTCCAAGAGCAGCTCAATAATGCACAA GTGTCGGATGAAAATCTACTGGGAAGCTCTTCACTGGTCAACCCCAtccctgaggaagaggagtgcagctgctctgtgacttcTGGGAAAGAGGAGTCTTCATTAGGAGAACCTGGTCAGCTTCATCGCTTTACTAGCCCCCAGGTGAAGAAGTCTCTCTCCtcccacagagccacaaaacatGCCAATGCACAG GTAACTGAATGGGAAGCAGTGGTTTATGGGAAGACCGAGGACCAACTGATCATGACAGAACAGGCTCGTCAGTACCTTAATCCGTACCCGTCCTCTGGCTCAACCTCAAGGGCCCTTGTGCTTTAA